One genomic region from Nymphaea colorata isolate Beijing-Zhang1983 chromosome 10, ASM883128v2, whole genome shotgun sequence encodes:
- the LOC116261687 gene encoding pentatricopeptide repeat-containing protein At1g77360, mitochondrial-like, which translates to MSVRKRDFSSFKGEVSRRDGYTKSPTSSLAAGSSPPIDHAGRFPSATLTRQRKKPVFSSYLDLPDLSLKIKQLCQIVANTPTSRVEPALDESGHMVTHEDAEEVLKLSYGFPGAAVKFFRWAGRQLDNRHSPYAWNLIVDILGKNRLFDAMWDSVKTMRREGISSLATFASVFSSYVLADRVNEAIKTFEVLDQYGVLQDVMSLNSLLSAICRDGQTSEADEFLKKVMDRIRPDADSYAILLEGRENEGNVIKARTTFRAMISQIGWDPFNVPAYDSFLTLLVKDSLINEAVGLLNVMRNNNCSPGLKFFKTALDVLSNKGDLPAALPIWKVMVASRIMPDLAMYNSIIGLLCHSHEMELAFSLFDEMVYHGAYPDSQTYNILFQTLVKNRKVHDAACIFHEMVKNESQLSPRNCEMGIKLFLDESHPDMAINIWKHAVQWNITIRDESANVLVSGLREQSRLPEACKYAEEMLKRGVSLSSKELSRLKHSLSKVQKDKLYEKLEK; encoded by the coding sequence ATGTCTGTCAGAAAGAGGGATTTTAGTTCGTTTAAGGGCGAGGTCTCTAGACGGGATGGATACACGAAATCTCCGACTTCATCCCTGGCGGCTGGTTCTTCTCCGCCAATCGATCACGCGGGGCGGTTTCCCTCGGCCACCTTGACGAGGCAGCGAAAGAAGCCCGTCTTCTCCTCCTACCTCGACTTGCCCGACCTGTCGCTGAAAATCAAACAGCTGTGCCAAATTGTCGCCAACACTCCGACTTCCCGCGTGGAGCCTGCGCTCGACGAGTCGGGACATATGGTCACCCACGAGGACGCTGAGGAAGTGTTGAAGCTCTCATACGGATTCCCTGGCGCTGCCGTAAAGTTCTTCCGGTGGGCGGGACGGCAACTGGATAATAGGCACAGCCCGTACGCGTGGAACTTGATAGTAGACATTCTAGGGAAGAATCGGTTGTTCGACGCGATGTGGGACTCTGTGAAAACCATGAGGAGAGAAGGGATTTCGTCGCTAGCGACATTCGCCTCTGTCTTTAGCAGCTACGTCCTGGCCGATCGGGTGAATGAGGCCATCAAGACGTTCGAAGTTCTGGATCAGTATGGCGTCCTTCAAGACGTTATGTCTCTTAATTCGCTCCTCAGTGCGATCTGCAGAGATGGACAAACTTCAGAGGCTGATGAATTCTTAAAAAAAGTAATGGATAGAATACGGCCAGATGCTGATAGTTACGCTATTCTCTTGGAAGGTAGGGAGAACGAAGGGAATGTCATAAAAGCTCGGACTACGTTTCGGGCGATGATCAGTCAAATTGGTTGGGATCCATTCAACGTTCCTGCCTACGATTCATTCCTCACCCTGCTGGTAAAAGATTCATTGATTAATGAAGCTGTGGGATTACTGAATGTAATGAGAAACAATAACTGTTCGCCAGGGTTGAAGTTCTTCAAAACTGCATTAGATGTGCTGTCCAACAAGGGCGATCTTCCTGCAGCTTTGCCAATATGGAAAGTTATGGTTGCGAGCAGAATAATGCCAGATTTGGCAATGTACAATTCAATAATTGGGTTGCTCTGTCATTCACATGAGATGGAATTGGCATTCAGTCTTTTTGATGAAATGGTGTATCATGGAGCCTATCCTGATTCACAGACTTACAATATTCTATTCCAGACTCTGGTGAAGAATAGGAAAGTGCACGATGCTGCTtgtatttttcatgaaatggtGAAAAACGAAAGCCAGCTCAGTCCCCGTAACTGCGAAATGGGAATTAAGTTGTTCCTGGATGAATCACATCCAGATATGGCCATCAATATTTGGAAGCATGCTGTACAGTGGAACATCACAATTAGGGATGAAAGTGCTAATGTTTTAGTATCTGGCCTTCGGGAGCAAAGTAGACTGCCTGAGGCATGCAAGTATGCAGAGGAAATGCTTAAGAGAGGGGTTTCATTGAGCTCCAAAGAATTGTCAAGATTGAAACACAGTCTGAGTAAGGTACAGAAAGATAAATTGTATGAGAAACTTGAGAAATGA